Proteins encoded within one genomic window of Gigantopelta aegis isolate Gae_Host chromosome 2, Gae_host_genome, whole genome shotgun sequence:
- the LOC121386746 gene encoding sodium-dependent proline transporter-like isoform X2 translates to MYLKDLKTKSEEGEYWESRTEFVLACLGYTVGFGNVLIFPNTCLKNGGVSFLIMYTVMLFILGFPICFLEMFIGQFTSSGPATCWKFARIFKGIGVAMFLMSMFVAIYYNMYVGWSAYYLYASLTAALPWKTCDPEWSSQFCWTNLPVYNKSHCSQLGLHLQQNGTCYSSGGKLVALYSESLARFYNIKKDLPSKEYLYKQVLGKDFSTGISDLGPMRCRLVFCYLFAWMCVAVKLSNPWNQFAKNSLLVILFPYIILLMLLGRSLLLPGHYIGINFFMQTDYSALRNVEAWIEASIHIFFTLSLCLGGLISLARRNKFTNDSVRDTFIVVSVNYFTSIGSAIMLFSFGGYISKLMDIPIEDVLSTDSMFVFDMYPYVLTKLPLPVFWSIMSFLMLIMFGLNSQFVLVDTCLQCIMDVFPNTRNKKLVVVPSLCGVLFLLGLPLTTNGGIYLMDMMHRYGGGWCLMAVSIVECLAIVYVYGMERLMLDIESMLGNQVCFCLPEFILNMCCISSWGIVGPLISSVFIGYTVFNYKQYRSSVEMFDLFGWLMLSSIMLAIFVTAVIVFYYSGRTFKERIYKSTIPSSDWGPALIENRKLVALYNPNFVIEPEIELVLRQTGDEVELGQRPTEQSRAKQLQHISL, encoded by the exons ATGTACCTGAAAGATTTGAAAACGAAGTCGGAAGAAGGCGAATATTGGGAATCACGGACAGAGTTCGTTCTGGCATGTTTGGGCTACACGGTTGGATTTGGAAATGTGTTGATCTTTCCAAACACGTGTTTAAAGAATGGGGGTG TGTCATTTTTGATCATGTACACTGTCATGCTGTTTATACTTGGTTTTCCTATCTGCTTTCTGGAAATGTTTATTGGCCAGTTCACCAGCAGTGGTCCGGCCACGTGCTGGAAATTTGCAAGAATTTTTAAAG GTATTGGCGTGGCCATGTTTCTAATGTCGATGTTCGTTGCCATCTACTACAACATGTATGTCGGCTGGTCTGCCTACTACCTGTATGCGTCACTGACCGCGGCACTGCCCTGGAAAACGTGTGATCCAGAGTGGAGCAGTCAAT TCTGTTGGACGAATTTGCCCGTGTATAACAAGTCGCACTGTTCTCAGCTGGGTCTTCACTTGCAACAGAATGGCACATGCTACTCGTCTGGCGGGAAACTGGTGGCATTGTACAGTGAATCGCTGGCGCGTTTCTACAACATCAAGAAAGATTTGCCATCAAAAGAATACttata TAAACAAGTCCTTGGTAAAGATTTCAGTACTGGAATTTCCGACCTTGGACCAATGAGGTGTCGTCTAGTATTTTGCTATTTGTTTGCATGGATGTGCGTTGCTGTAAAATTGTCCAATCCTTGGAATCAGTTTGCAAAA AACTCACTGTTAGTGATTTTGTTTCCATACATTATTCTGCTGATGTTACTTGGACGTAGTCTTCTCCTGCCAGGACATTACATCGGCATAAATTTTTTCATGCAGACAGACTACAGTGCACTCAGAAATGTTGAG GCGTGGATTGAAGCATCCATACATATTTTCTTCACGTTGTCTCTGTGCCTTGGAGGCTTGATATCACTGGCCAGGAGAAACAAGTTCACAAACGACTCGGTCAG GGATACGTTCATCGTGGTTTCTGTCAACTACTTCACCAGTATAGGATCTGCCATCATGCTTTTCTCATTCGGAGGCTACATTTCTAAACTGATGGACATTCCTATTGAGGACGTGCTATCAACAG ATTCCATGTTCGTGTTTGACATGTACCCATACGTTTTAACCAAGTTGCCCTTGCCAGTGTTTTGGTCCATCATGTCCTTCCTCATGCTGATCATGTTCGGATTAAACAGTCAG TTTGTGCTGGTTGATACATGTTTGCAGTGCATCATGGACGTGTTTCCCAACACCCGCAACAAGAAACTGGTGGTGGTCCCCAGCTTGTGTGGTGTGCTCTTCCTTCTTGGTCTCCCATTAACTACAAAC GGTGGCATTTACTTGATGGATATGATGCACCGATATGGTGGCGGATGGTGCCTAATGGCCGTATCTATTGTGGAATGCCTTGCCATCGTCTACGTCTATG GGATGGAACGTCTCATGTTAGACATCGAGTCCATGCTTGGGAACCAAGTCTGTTTCTGCCTGCCCGAATTCAtactgaatatgtgctgtatAAGCAGCTGGGGCATTGTTGGTCCTCTCATTTCATCA GTTTTTATTGGATACACTGTGTTTAACTATAAGCAATACCGCAGCTCTGTCGAGATGTTTGACCTCTTTGGGTGGCTGATGTTAAGTTCCATCATGTTAGCCATCTTTGTAACGGCAGTGATCGTCTTTTACTATTCAGGCAGAACTTTCAAAGAG CGTATATATAAAAGTACCATCCCATCTTCTGATTGGGGGCCTGCTCTGATTGAAAACAGGAAACTGGTTGCCCTGTACAACCCGAACTTTGTCATTGAGCCTGAAATAGAG CTGGTTCTGAGGCAAACAGGCGATGAGGTAGAGCTTGGTCAGAGACCGACCGAGCAGAGCAGAGCAAAGCAGCTTCAGCACATCAGTCTGTGA
- the LOC121386746 gene encoding sodium-dependent proline transporter-like isoform X1, which yields MYLKDLKTKSEEGEYWESRTEFVLACLGYTVGFGNVLIFPNTCLKNGGVSFLIMYTVMLFILGFPICFLEMFIGQFTSSGPATCWKFARIFKGIGVAMFLMSMFVAIYYNMYVGWSAYYLYASLTAALPWKTCDPEWSSQFCWTNLPVYNKSHCSQLGLHLQQNGTCYSSGGKLVALYSESLARFYNIKKDLPSKEYLYKQVLGKDFSTGISDLGPMRCRLVFCYLFAWMCVAVKLSNPWNQFAKNSLLVILFPYIILLMLLGRSLLLPGHYIGINFFMQTDYSALRNVEAWIEASIHIFFTLSLCLGGLISLARRNKFTNDSVRDTFIVVSVNYFTSIGSAIMLFSFGGYISKLMDIPIEDVLSTDSMFVFDMYPYVLTKLPLPVFWSIMSFLMLIMFGLNSQFVLVDTCLQCIMDVFPNTRNKKLVVVPSLCGVLFLLGLPLTTNGGIYLMDMMHRYGGGWCLMAVSIVECLAIVYVYGMERLMLDIESMLGNQVCFCLPEFILNMCCISSWGIVGPLISSVFIGYTVFNYKQYRSSVEMFDLFGWLMLSSIMLAIFVTAVIVFYYSGRTFKERIYKSTIPSSDWGPALIENRKLVALYNPNFVIEPEIEVIVCQPKISSCDVEVLRPTWHSRSTMMFLTI from the exons ATGTACCTGAAAGATTTGAAAACGAAGTCGGAAGAAGGCGAATATTGGGAATCACGGACAGAGTTCGTTCTGGCATGTTTGGGCTACACGGTTGGATTTGGAAATGTGTTGATCTTTCCAAACACGTGTTTAAAGAATGGGGGTG TGTCATTTTTGATCATGTACACTGTCATGCTGTTTATACTTGGTTTTCCTATCTGCTTTCTGGAAATGTTTATTGGCCAGTTCACCAGCAGTGGTCCGGCCACGTGCTGGAAATTTGCAAGAATTTTTAAAG GTATTGGCGTGGCCATGTTTCTAATGTCGATGTTCGTTGCCATCTACTACAACATGTATGTCGGCTGGTCTGCCTACTACCTGTATGCGTCACTGACCGCGGCACTGCCCTGGAAAACGTGTGATCCAGAGTGGAGCAGTCAAT TCTGTTGGACGAATTTGCCCGTGTATAACAAGTCGCACTGTTCTCAGCTGGGTCTTCACTTGCAACAGAATGGCACATGCTACTCGTCTGGCGGGAAACTGGTGGCATTGTACAGTGAATCGCTGGCGCGTTTCTACAACATCAAGAAAGATTTGCCATCAAAAGAATACttata TAAACAAGTCCTTGGTAAAGATTTCAGTACTGGAATTTCCGACCTTGGACCAATGAGGTGTCGTCTAGTATTTTGCTATTTGTTTGCATGGATGTGCGTTGCTGTAAAATTGTCCAATCCTTGGAATCAGTTTGCAAAA AACTCACTGTTAGTGATTTTGTTTCCATACATTATTCTGCTGATGTTACTTGGACGTAGTCTTCTCCTGCCAGGACATTACATCGGCATAAATTTTTTCATGCAGACAGACTACAGTGCACTCAGAAATGTTGAG GCGTGGATTGAAGCATCCATACATATTTTCTTCACGTTGTCTCTGTGCCTTGGAGGCTTGATATCACTGGCCAGGAGAAACAAGTTCACAAACGACTCGGTCAG GGATACGTTCATCGTGGTTTCTGTCAACTACTTCACCAGTATAGGATCTGCCATCATGCTTTTCTCATTCGGAGGCTACATTTCTAAACTGATGGACATTCCTATTGAGGACGTGCTATCAACAG ATTCCATGTTCGTGTTTGACATGTACCCATACGTTTTAACCAAGTTGCCCTTGCCAGTGTTTTGGTCCATCATGTCCTTCCTCATGCTGATCATGTTCGGATTAAACAGTCAG TTTGTGCTGGTTGATACATGTTTGCAGTGCATCATGGACGTGTTTCCCAACACCCGCAACAAGAAACTGGTGGTGGTCCCCAGCTTGTGTGGTGTGCTCTTCCTTCTTGGTCTCCCATTAACTACAAAC GGTGGCATTTACTTGATGGATATGATGCACCGATATGGTGGCGGATGGTGCCTAATGGCCGTATCTATTGTGGAATGCCTTGCCATCGTCTACGTCTATG GGATGGAACGTCTCATGTTAGACATCGAGTCCATGCTTGGGAACCAAGTCTGTTTCTGCCTGCCCGAATTCAtactgaatatgtgctgtatAAGCAGCTGGGGCATTGTTGGTCCTCTCATTTCATCA GTTTTTATTGGATACACTGTGTTTAACTATAAGCAATACCGCAGCTCTGTCGAGATGTTTGACCTCTTTGGGTGGCTGATGTTAAGTTCCATCATGTTAGCCATCTTTGTAACGGCAGTGATCGTCTTTTACTATTCAGGCAGAACTTTCAAAGAG CGTATATATAAAAGTACCATCCCATCTTCTGATTGGGGGCCTGCTCTGATTGAAAACAGGAAACTGGTTGCCCTGTACAACCCGAACTTTGTCATTGAGCCTGAAATAGAG GTGATAGTGTGCCAGCCGAAGATATCATCATGTgatgtcgaagtgttacgtcccacttggcattctagaaGTACCATGATGTTTTTAACCATATAG
- the LOC121386746 gene encoding sodium- and chloride-dependent glycine transporter 2-like isoform X3 has protein sequence MYLKDLKTKSEEGEYWESRTEFVLACLGYTVGFGNVLIFPNTCLKNGGVSFLIMYTVMLFILGFPICFLEMFIGQFTSSGPATCWKFARIFKVCWTNLPVYNKSHCSQLGLHLQQNGTCYSSGGKLVALYSESLARFYNIKKDLPSKEYLYKQVLGKDFSTGISDLGPMRCRLVFCYLFAWMCVAVKLSNPWNQFAKNSLLVILFPYIILLMLLGRSLLLPGHYIGINFFMQTDYSALRNVEAWIEASIHIFFTLSLCLGGLISLARRNKFTNDSVRDTFIVVSVNYFTSIGSAIMLFSFGGYISKLMDIPIEDVLSTDSMFVFDMYPYVLTKLPLPVFWSIMSFLMLIMFGLNSQFVLVDTCLQCIMDVFPNTRNKKLVVVPSLCGVLFLLGLPLTTNGGIYLMDMMHRYGGGWCLMAVSIVECLAIVYVYGMERLMLDIESMLGNQVCFCLPEFILNMCCISSWGIVGPLISSVFIGYTVFNYKQYRSSVEMFDLFGWLMLSSIMLAIFVTAVIVFYYSGRTFKERIYKSTIPSSDWGPALIENRKLVALYNPNFVIEPEIEVIVCQPKISSCDVEVLRPTWHSRSTMMFLTI, from the exons ATGTACCTGAAAGATTTGAAAACGAAGTCGGAAGAAGGCGAATATTGGGAATCACGGACAGAGTTCGTTCTGGCATGTTTGGGCTACACGGTTGGATTTGGAAATGTGTTGATCTTTCCAAACACGTGTTTAAAGAATGGGGGTG TGTCATTTTTGATCATGTACACTGTCATGCTGTTTATACTTGGTTTTCCTATCTGCTTTCTGGAAATGTTTATTGGCCAGTTCACCAGCAGTGGTCCGGCCACGTGCTGGAAATTTGCAAGAATTTTTAAAG TCTGTTGGACGAATTTGCCCGTGTATAACAAGTCGCACTGTTCTCAGCTGGGTCTTCACTTGCAACAGAATGGCACATGCTACTCGTCTGGCGGGAAACTGGTGGCATTGTACAGTGAATCGCTGGCGCGTTTCTACAACATCAAGAAAGATTTGCCATCAAAAGAATACttata TAAACAAGTCCTTGGTAAAGATTTCAGTACTGGAATTTCCGACCTTGGACCAATGAGGTGTCGTCTAGTATTTTGCTATTTGTTTGCATGGATGTGCGTTGCTGTAAAATTGTCCAATCCTTGGAATCAGTTTGCAAAA AACTCACTGTTAGTGATTTTGTTTCCATACATTATTCTGCTGATGTTACTTGGACGTAGTCTTCTCCTGCCAGGACATTACATCGGCATAAATTTTTTCATGCAGACAGACTACAGTGCACTCAGAAATGTTGAG GCGTGGATTGAAGCATCCATACATATTTTCTTCACGTTGTCTCTGTGCCTTGGAGGCTTGATATCACTGGCCAGGAGAAACAAGTTCACAAACGACTCGGTCAG GGATACGTTCATCGTGGTTTCTGTCAACTACTTCACCAGTATAGGATCTGCCATCATGCTTTTCTCATTCGGAGGCTACATTTCTAAACTGATGGACATTCCTATTGAGGACGTGCTATCAACAG ATTCCATGTTCGTGTTTGACATGTACCCATACGTTTTAACCAAGTTGCCCTTGCCAGTGTTTTGGTCCATCATGTCCTTCCTCATGCTGATCATGTTCGGATTAAACAGTCAG TTTGTGCTGGTTGATACATGTTTGCAGTGCATCATGGACGTGTTTCCCAACACCCGCAACAAGAAACTGGTGGTGGTCCCCAGCTTGTGTGGTGTGCTCTTCCTTCTTGGTCTCCCATTAACTACAAAC GGTGGCATTTACTTGATGGATATGATGCACCGATATGGTGGCGGATGGTGCCTAATGGCCGTATCTATTGTGGAATGCCTTGCCATCGTCTACGTCTATG GGATGGAACGTCTCATGTTAGACATCGAGTCCATGCTTGGGAACCAAGTCTGTTTCTGCCTGCCCGAATTCAtactgaatatgtgctgtatAAGCAGCTGGGGCATTGTTGGTCCTCTCATTTCATCA GTTTTTATTGGATACACTGTGTTTAACTATAAGCAATACCGCAGCTCTGTCGAGATGTTTGACCTCTTTGGGTGGCTGATGTTAAGTTCCATCATGTTAGCCATCTTTGTAACGGCAGTGATCGTCTTTTACTATTCAGGCAGAACTTTCAAAGAG CGTATATATAAAAGTACCATCCCATCTTCTGATTGGGGGCCTGCTCTGATTGAAAACAGGAAACTGGTTGCCCTGTACAACCCGAACTTTGTCATTGAGCCTGAAATAGAG GTGATAGTGTGCCAGCCGAAGATATCATCATGTgatgtcgaagtgttacgtcccacttggcattctagaaGTACCATGATGTTTTTAACCATATAG
- the LOC121386746 gene encoding sodium-dependent proline transporter-like isoform X4: MYTVMLFILGFPICFLEMFIGQFTSSGPATCWKFARIFKGIGVAMFLMSMFVAIYYNMYVGWSAYYLYASLTAALPWKTCDPEWSSQFCWTNLPVYNKSHCSQLGLHLQQNGTCYSSGGKLVALYSESLARFYNIKKDLPSKEYLYKQVLGKDFSTGISDLGPMRCRLVFCYLFAWMCVAVKLSNPWNQFAKNSLLVILFPYIILLMLLGRSLLLPGHYIGINFFMQTDYSALRNVEAWIEASIHIFFTLSLCLGGLISLARRNKFTNDSVRDTFIVVSVNYFTSIGSAIMLFSFGGYISKLMDIPIEDVLSTDSMFVFDMYPYVLTKLPLPVFWSIMSFLMLIMFGLNSQFVLVDTCLQCIMDVFPNTRNKKLVVVPSLCGVLFLLGLPLTTNGGIYLMDMMHRYGGGWCLMAVSIVECLAIVYVYGMERLMLDIESMLGNQVCFCLPEFILNMCCISSWGIVGPLISSVFIGYTVFNYKQYRSSVEMFDLFGWLMLSSIMLAIFVTAVIVFYYSGRTFKERIYKSTIPSSDWGPALIENRKLVALYNPNFVIEPEIEVIVCQPKISSCDVEVLRPTWHSRSTMMFLTI, from the exons ATGTACACTGTCATGCTGTTTATACTTGGTTTTCCTATCTGCTTTCTGGAAATGTTTATTGGCCAGTTCACCAGCAGTGGTCCGGCCACGTGCTGGAAATTTGCAAGAATTTTTAAAG GTATTGGCGTGGCCATGTTTCTAATGTCGATGTTCGTTGCCATCTACTACAACATGTATGTCGGCTGGTCTGCCTACTACCTGTATGCGTCACTGACCGCGGCACTGCCCTGGAAAACGTGTGATCCAGAGTGGAGCAGTCAAT TCTGTTGGACGAATTTGCCCGTGTATAACAAGTCGCACTGTTCTCAGCTGGGTCTTCACTTGCAACAGAATGGCACATGCTACTCGTCTGGCGGGAAACTGGTGGCATTGTACAGTGAATCGCTGGCGCGTTTCTACAACATCAAGAAAGATTTGCCATCAAAAGAATACttata TAAACAAGTCCTTGGTAAAGATTTCAGTACTGGAATTTCCGACCTTGGACCAATGAGGTGTCGTCTAGTATTTTGCTATTTGTTTGCATGGATGTGCGTTGCTGTAAAATTGTCCAATCCTTGGAATCAGTTTGCAAAA AACTCACTGTTAGTGATTTTGTTTCCATACATTATTCTGCTGATGTTACTTGGACGTAGTCTTCTCCTGCCAGGACATTACATCGGCATAAATTTTTTCATGCAGACAGACTACAGTGCACTCAGAAATGTTGAG GCGTGGATTGAAGCATCCATACATATTTTCTTCACGTTGTCTCTGTGCCTTGGAGGCTTGATATCACTGGCCAGGAGAAACAAGTTCACAAACGACTCGGTCAG GGATACGTTCATCGTGGTTTCTGTCAACTACTTCACCAGTATAGGATCTGCCATCATGCTTTTCTCATTCGGAGGCTACATTTCTAAACTGATGGACATTCCTATTGAGGACGTGCTATCAACAG ATTCCATGTTCGTGTTTGACATGTACCCATACGTTTTAACCAAGTTGCCCTTGCCAGTGTTTTGGTCCATCATGTCCTTCCTCATGCTGATCATGTTCGGATTAAACAGTCAG TTTGTGCTGGTTGATACATGTTTGCAGTGCATCATGGACGTGTTTCCCAACACCCGCAACAAGAAACTGGTGGTGGTCCCCAGCTTGTGTGGTGTGCTCTTCCTTCTTGGTCTCCCATTAACTACAAAC GGTGGCATTTACTTGATGGATATGATGCACCGATATGGTGGCGGATGGTGCCTAATGGCCGTATCTATTGTGGAATGCCTTGCCATCGTCTACGTCTATG GGATGGAACGTCTCATGTTAGACATCGAGTCCATGCTTGGGAACCAAGTCTGTTTCTGCCTGCCCGAATTCAtactgaatatgtgctgtatAAGCAGCTGGGGCATTGTTGGTCCTCTCATTTCATCA GTTTTTATTGGATACACTGTGTTTAACTATAAGCAATACCGCAGCTCTGTCGAGATGTTTGACCTCTTTGGGTGGCTGATGTTAAGTTCCATCATGTTAGCCATCTTTGTAACGGCAGTGATCGTCTTTTACTATTCAGGCAGAACTTTCAAAGAG CGTATATATAAAAGTACCATCCCATCTTCTGATTGGGGGCCTGCTCTGATTGAAAACAGGAAACTGGTTGCCCTGTACAACCCGAACTTTGTCATTGAGCCTGAAATAGAG GTGATAGTGTGCCAGCCGAAGATATCATCATGTgatgtcgaagtgttacgtcccacttggcattctagaaGTACCATGATGTTTTTAACCATATAG